The following proteins are encoded in a genomic region of Mycobacterium kiyosense:
- a CDS encoding putative polyketide synthase MbtD (frameshifted, insertion at around 2146881), producing MTYSMAVVATDRDSCEELLARCTGWAELSVVNSPNMTGISGDRETVQDLVAALSERGVFARVIGVRYPAHTSLINGLGDTVRAASQRQLANPKFLDSEIDCFGSTLGAAITPDLPVDQYWFWNLRNTVRFDKAVAAAAELNVDTFVELAEHPTLQLAIHENLAARGGDEMASRVVSTSVRTATDLREFTTNLAQLAVHDLNYRWDLLRVDSEHPAAEPLPDFPNTLMNETTLWLPYDEVLPRRKTATPTSRPAVPEVGAASPSAQPRLLAEEWVRLTRRSLTRPRSIGLIDHTGDCAELVEALCAAAAELGATARSIDSESAAAQDDLDTHVILLPASPKLDAVAAADRVAAFFAERAWWPGVHGGVTDCWLVTVAGEAVVTDDGPPDLVHAAASAGFRSIGAKYPGVRFRHLDLPAGASAATAAPVLKALHTAGESELALRDGGLYAKRVVPGEKCAAGTAAARPGHVLIVGGTGKLGLEFCGHFAQQGAQRITLVSRTGETTAVGERLRQIRSATTTHIEVARCDLSDPASVAQLAERHRDAPADVIIHGAVEYSGVELEDITTDKVHAALSAKVVGIARILRSFPRTDDCRVVLCSSVSATVGGRGLALYAAGNRMLDALAHHVRAEGLDCVSVQWGHWKVHLDDSGLAMLSGLGVVPMAPADALAVGMTRLATNAAVAAFDLDRARSVLATCGRDSLLAQLSEPEPAAAPAAGPAPSVAVEAPAGASHRLMSLLAGAIGVDSVEAIDTTIPMVAIGLDSLQALEFRRRVKKEFDHELDVADLLGGASIADVLAKLDA from the coding sequence GTGACCTACTCGATGGCCGTGGTGGCGACCGACCGGGACAGCTGCGAAGAGCTGTTGGCCCGCTGTACCGGCTGGGCGGAGCTGTCGGTGGTGAATTCGCCCAATATGACCGGCATCTCGGGCGACCGGGAGACGGTGCAGGACCTCGTGGCCGCGCTGTCCGAGCGCGGTGTGTTCGCCCGGGTCATCGGTGTCCGGTATCCGGCGCACACCAGCCTGATCAACGGACTCGGCGACACGGTACGCGCGGCCTCGCAGCGGCAGCTGGCGAATCCCAAGTTCCTGGACAGCGAGATCGACTGTTTCGGTTCCACTCTCGGCGCCGCGATCACCCCGGACCTGCCGGTCGACCAGTACTGGTTTTGGAACCTGCGTAACACGGTGCGGTTCGACAAGGCGGTCGCGGCCGCCGCCGAACTGAATGTCGACACGTTCGTCGAACTGGCCGAGCATCCGACCCTGCAACTGGCGATCCACGAGAACCTCGCCGCCCGCGGCGGCGACGAAATGGCTTCCCGGGTGGTCAGCACCTCCGTCCGGACCGCGACCGATCTGCGCGAATTCACCACAAACCTCGCGCAGTTGGCCGTTCATGACCTGAACTACCGGTGGGATCTCCTGCGCGTCGACTCCGAGCACCCGGCCGCTGAACCGCTTCCCGACTTCCCGAACACCCTGATGAACGAGACCACCCTGTGGCTGCCCTACGACGAGGTACTACCGCGGCGTAAGACCGCCACACCGACCAGCCGACCGGCAGTGCCCGAGGTTGGCGCGGCTTCGCCGTCGGCACAGCCGCGGCTGCTCGCCGAGGAATGGGTTCGCCTGACGCGCCGGTCGCTGACCCGGCCGCGGTCCATCGGGCTCATCGATCACACCGGAGACTGCGCCGAGCTGGTTGAGGCACTGTGTGCCGCAGCCGCCGAACTGGGCGCAACGGCCCGGTCGATCGACAGCGAGAGTGCCGCCGCCCAAGACGATTTGGACACCCACGTCATCCTGCTGCCGGCATCGCCGAAGCTGGACGCCGTCGCCGCGGCGGATCGTGTCGCCGCTTTCTTCGCCGAGCGCGCGTGGTGGCCCGGGGTGCACGGCGGGGTCACCGACTGCTGGCTGGTGACGGTGGCCGGCGAGGCCGTCGTCACCGACGACGGGCCGCCGGACCTCGTGCACGCGGCGGCCAGCGCGGGATTCCGCAGCATCGGCGCGAAATATCCCGGCGTGCGGTTCCGCCACCTCGACCTGCCGGCCGGCGCATCGGCGGCAACCGCGGCGCCGGTGCTCAAGGCGCTGCACACGGCCGGGGAATCCGAACTCGCGCTGCGCGACGGCGGCCTGTACGCCAAGCGTGTCGTGCCGGGCGAGAAATGCGCCGCCGGCACGGCCGCCGCGCGTCCCGGGCACGTCCTGATCGTCGGCGGCACCGGGAAACTCGGACTCGAGTTCTGCGGGCACTTCGCCCAGCAGGGCGCCCAGCGCATCACGCTGGTCAGCAGAACCGGCGAGACCACCGCCGTCGGGGAGCGGCTGCGCCAGATCCGTTCCGCCACAACGACTCACATCGAGGTCGCCAGGTGTGACCTGAGCGATCCGGCTTCGGTGGCGCAGCTGGCCGAGCGGCACCGGGACGCTCCTGCCGACGTGATCATCCATGGCGCGGTCGAGTATTCGGGTGTCGAACTCGAAGACATCACCACCGACAAGGTGCATGCCGCGCTGAGCGCCAAGGTGGTGGGAATCGCACGCATCCTGCGCAGCTTCCCCAGAACCGACGACTGCCGCGTGGTCCTGTGCTCGTCGGTGTCGGCCACCGTCGGGGGTCGCGGCCTGGCGCTGTACGCCGCCGGCAACCGTATGCTCGACGCCCTGGCACACCACGTTCGGGCCGAGGGCCTGGACTGCGTGTCGGTGCAATGGGGGCATTGGAAGGTGCACCTCGACGACTCGGGACTGGCCATGCTGTCCGGTCTCGGCGTTGTCCCGATGGCGCCCGCTGATGCGCTGGCGGTCGGGATGACCAGACTTGCCACCAACGCCGCCGTCGCCGCGTTCGACCTGGATCGTGCCCGGTCGGTGCTTGCGACCTGTGGCCGCGACTCGCTGCTGGCGCAGCTTTCCGAGCCCGAACCCGCGGCCGCACCCGCGGCCGGACCTGCCCCTTCCGTGGCGGTCGAGGCACCCGCCGGCGCGTCGCACCGGTTGATGAGCCTGCTGGCCGGGGCCATCGGGGTGGACAGTGTGGAGGCGATCGACACCACCATCCCGATGGTGGCGATCGGCCTGGATTCGTTGCAGGCGCTCGAGTTTCGCCGTCGCGTCAAGAAGGAGTTCGACCACGAGCTCGATGTCGCGGACCTACTGGGCGGGGCGTCGATCGCCGACGTGCTGGCCAAGCTGGACGCCTGA
- a CDS encoding putative phenyloxazoline synthase MbtB/thioesterase has translation MPRTLGWIRQFHKPESPGSPTLLVFPHAGAGASAYRAFSKALSSKFDVIVFQYPGRQDRAAEPPLGSLPEIAAGAFEEFARSDHNRGVPVAAFGHSMGGWVAFEFARIAEANGVDVAHLTVSAAVAPCNAANKPSHPETDEEILTHLAALEGTNSDVFGNRDLMRLALPVIKADYRACDAYACDEDVRISAPIHALGGDQDPIVTLGDLYGWGKHTDSVEVTMFDGGHFFLNEHTEAIAELLAGELRQSESRS, from the coding sequence ATGCCGCGCACCCTTGGGTGGATCAGGCAGTTCCACAAACCTGAATCCCCGGGCAGCCCCACGCTGTTGGTCTTCCCCCACGCCGGCGCCGGCGCATCGGCCTACCGCGCCTTCTCCAAGGCGCTGAGCAGCAAGTTCGACGTCATCGTGTTCCAGTACCCCGGACGCCAGGACCGGGCCGCCGAACCACCGCTGGGTTCACTGCCCGAGATCGCCGCCGGAGCATTCGAGGAGTTCGCCCGCTCGGACCACAATCGCGGTGTCCCGGTCGCGGCCTTCGGGCACAGCATGGGCGGCTGGGTGGCGTTCGAGTTCGCCCGGATCGCCGAAGCCAACGGCGTCGACGTCGCACACCTCACCGTCTCGGCCGCGGTCGCGCCGTGCAACGCGGCGAACAAGCCGTCGCACCCCGAAACCGACGAGGAGATCCTCACCCACCTCGCGGCGCTGGAGGGCACCAACTCCGACGTCTTCGGCAACCGTGACCTGATGCGACTGGCACTGCCGGTGATCAAGGCCGACTACCGCGCCTGCGACGCGTACGCGTGCGACGAGGACGTCAGGATCTCCGCGCCCATCCACGCACTGGGCGGCGACCAGGATCCGATCGTCACACTGGGCGACCTTTACGGATGGGGCAAGCACACCGACTCCGTCGAGGTGACGATGTTCGACGGCGGACACTTCTTCCTCAACGAACACACCGAGGCGATCGCCGAGCTGCTGGCCGGCGAACTGCGGCAGTCCGAGTCGAGATCATGA
- a CDS encoding putative polyketide synthase MbtC produces MTYGRTVTAGSTEDHIVISGLAVEAPGGIDTPAALWQALTESRELIGPFPRDRGWPLDELFSVSEMDGWGPVHDAGGFLDSATTFDPTLFGITHREALVMHPQQRVAMRVAWKALENTGINPGTLDGEFVGCFVGMSPMEYGPRASVADAFTGHRIASLGQLGGAARISHSLGLTGPSISLDTACASSLTAVHLAATAVAFDECDWALAGGVCVMGSPGAFYEFSRLNALSDDGHCRAYSDDASGTVWGEGAGMVVIERESRAKQLGHHIYGRILAIRTNHNGKGKPILVPRVRAQEQVVRKTLDVVGIDPADVGMIEGHGTATQAGDPVELLALFKTYGAAGSQALLGSIKSNLGHPQAASGILGLIKLLLAGHHGQIPPTLYADNPTKMLDWDLVGLRLATKVHPWPAKDGIRYGATSSFGAGGANAHAIIEMPAAAGEVTK; encoded by the coding sequence ATGACCTACGGCCGGACCGTGACAGCCGGGTCGACCGAAGATCACATCGTCATCTCCGGGTTGGCCGTCGAGGCGCCCGGCGGCATCGACACCCCGGCCGCACTGTGGCAGGCGCTCACCGAATCCAGGGAACTGATCGGCCCGTTCCCGCGCGACCGCGGCTGGCCGTTGGACGAGCTGTTCTCGGTATCGGAGATGGACGGCTGGGGCCCGGTCCACGATGCGGGCGGGTTCCTGGACAGCGCAACCACTTTCGACCCCACATTGTTCGGGATCACCCACCGCGAAGCACTGGTGATGCACCCCCAGCAGCGCGTCGCGATGCGCGTGGCGTGGAAAGCGCTGGAGAACACCGGGATCAACCCCGGGACGCTGGACGGCGAATTCGTGGGCTGCTTCGTCGGGATGTCACCGATGGAGTACGGGCCGCGCGCCTCGGTGGCCGATGCCTTCACCGGACACCGCATCGCCAGCCTGGGCCAATTGGGCGGGGCTGCAAGGATTTCGCACAGTCTGGGGCTGACCGGTCCGTCCATCAGCCTCGACACCGCCTGTGCGTCCTCGCTGACCGCGGTACACCTGGCCGCTACCGCCGTCGCCTTCGACGAATGCGACTGGGCGCTGGCCGGCGGGGTGTGCGTAATGGGTTCCCCGGGCGCCTTCTACGAATTCTCCCGGCTGAACGCGCTTTCCGACGACGGGCACTGCCGCGCCTACTCCGACGACGCCAGCGGCACCGTATGGGGCGAAGGCGCGGGCATGGTGGTCATCGAACGCGAATCGCGGGCAAAACAATTGGGCCACCACATCTACGGGCGCATCCTGGCCATCCGCACCAATCACAACGGTAAAGGCAAGCCGATCCTGGTCCCCCGGGTCCGGGCGCAGGAACAAGTCGTGCGCAAGACGCTCGACGTGGTGGGCATCGACCCCGCCGATGTCGGGATGATCGAGGGGCACGGCACCGCAACCCAGGCCGGCGACCCGGTGGAGCTGCTCGCCTTGTTCAAGACCTACGGCGCAGCGGGCAGCCAGGCGCTGCTGGGCTCGATCAAGTCCAACCTCGGCCACCCGCAGGCCGCGTCCGGCATCCTCGGCCTGATCAAGCTGCTGCTGGCCGGCCACCACGGTCAGATTCCGCCGACCCTCTACGCCGACAACCCGACCAAGATGCTGGACTGGGACCTGGTCGGACTGCGCCTGGCCACCAAGGTTCACCCGTGGCCGGCCAAGGACGGGATTCGCTACGGCGCGACGTCGTCGTTCGGCGCGGGGGGCGCCAACGCCCACGCCATCATCGAAATGCCCGCAGCGGCAGGGGAAGTGACGAAGTGA
- a CDS encoding protein mbtH, with amino-acid sequence MSINPFDDEDGTFYVLTNDEEQHSLWPESIGRPAGWRVVFGADSRANCLAYVEQHWTDMRPKTLRDAMAAD; translated from the coding sequence GTGAGTATCAATCCGTTTGACGACGAAGACGGCACCTTCTACGTGTTGACCAACGACGAGGAACAGCACAGCCTGTGGCCGGAGTCCATCGGCCGGCCGGCCGGCTGGCGGGTGGTGTTCGGTGCGGACAGCCGCGCCAACTGCCTGGCCTACGTCGAGCAGCACTGGACGGATATGCGGCCCAAGACTCTTCGCGACGCAATGGCCGCCGACTGA